One genomic segment of Sediminispirochaeta bajacaliforniensis DSM 16054 includes these proteins:
- a CDS encoding phosphate ABC transporter substrate-binding protein: protein MKKISMLLVLFLAASFVLFAGGKQESGAAASASQFSGDYAFGGSTTVDPIIQAAIEEWKELYPDVHISYEGVGSSTGIKGIIAGTYSLGAASREPKDGEKAQGVEATHIALDAIAAIVNQSSVSISNISMANLASIYAGDITNWKEVGGPDAPIVVFNRDEASGTYETFEGHVMKKADKEFMASASVTTGNGDMAAKVGSTPYAIGYVGLGFTHEKGVKALTLEGIEPDVKNVYNKSYPVWRYLNVVHIGPLSQAGEVEQAFVDYLLSEDGQDIVEDLDFIRLP from the coding sequence ATGAAGAAAATTTCCATGCTGCTTGTCCTTTTTCTTGCAGCAAGCTTTGTTCTTTTTGCTGGAGGTAAACAAGAATCTGGTGCAGCGGCAAGTGCTTCGCAGTTCAGCGGGGACTATGCCTTCGGAGGCTCCACAACCGTCGATCCGATCATTCAGGCTGCTATCGAAGAATGGAAAGAGCTCTATCCCGATGTTCACATCAGTTATGAAGGTGTCGGTTCCAGTACCGGTATCAAGGGCATCATTGCCGGGACCTACAGCCTCGGAGCAGCCAGCCGTGAACCCAAGGATGGAGAAAAGGCCCAGGGAGTCGAAGCTACCCATATCGCCCTCGACGCCATTGCCGCCATTGTAAATCAGAGCAGTGTCTCCATCAGTAACATCTCCATGGCAAACCTTGCATCGATCTATGCAGGCGACATCACCAACTGGAAAGAGGTCGGTGGCCCAGATGCTCCGATCGTTGTTTTCAACCGTGATGAGGCATCCGGAACCTATGAGACCTTTGAAGGCCATGTCATGAAAAAGGCCGACAAGGAGTTTATGGCTTCTGCTTCTGTAACAACCGGAAACGGGGATATGGCTGCTAAGGTTGGTTCAACCCCCTATGCCATCGGTTACGTCGGTCTCGGGTTTACCCATGAAAAAGGTGTTAAGGCTTTGACACTTGAAGGAATCGAACCCGATGTAAAGAATGTCTACAATAAGAGCTATCCTGTATGGCGCTACCTTAACGTAGTACACATCGGTCCCCTTTCTCAGGCCGGTGAAGTAGAGCAGGCCTTTGTCGACTATCTTCTCAGCGAAGATGGCCAGGACATTGTCGAAGACCTCGATTTCATCCGCCTCCCATAG
- the pstC gene encoding phosphate ABC transporter permease subunit PstC, which produces MKETRRKQIEKVMEAILFIFASISVLSVIFITLFILAEGLPLFKSVRLTDFLFSTNWKPTAKEPSFGIWAFIVGSIWVTLGALIIAVPMGLAVGIFMAEMAKPRAAKIIRSGVELLAGIPSVIYGLFGFFFIAPIIRNLSNSTTGLGILTASIILAIMILPTIINITEVSIRSVPSELKEGSLALGATHWQSIVRTIIPAARSGIIAGVVLGIGRAVGETMAVLMVAGNSPIMPTGPLSHVRTLTMNIVTDLKYAEVGSLHETSLFSTGIVLFLFILIINLVVQRTLKRKLDKEGAA; this is translated from the coding sequence GTGAAAGAAACAAGACGAAAACAGATAGAAAAGGTTATGGAAGCTATCCTTTTCATCTTCGCGTCGATCTCCGTGTTGAGTGTCATCTTCATTACGCTTTTTATTCTTGCCGAAGGACTTCCGCTTTTCAAAAGTGTGCGTCTTACCGACTTTCTCTTCAGCACAAATTGGAAACCCACGGCAAAGGAACCGAGCTTCGGCATATGGGCCTTTATCGTCGGATCGATCTGGGTCACCCTGGGAGCATTGATTATCGCTGTACCCATGGGGCTGGCAGTCGGGATCTTTATGGCGGAGATGGCAAAACCGCGGGCGGCAAAAATCATCAGGAGCGGTGTCGAACTTTTGGCAGGCATTCCCTCGGTCATCTACGGCCTATTCGGCTTCTTCTTTATCGCTCCGATTATTCGTAACCTTTCAAACAGTACCACCGGCCTCGGAATCCTGACGGCCTCGATCATTTTGGCCATCATGATTTTGCCTACCATTATCAACATTACCGAGGTCTCCATCAGGTCCGTTCCTTCCGAACTCAAAGAGGGAAGTCTGGCTTTGGGGGCGACCCACTGGCAGAGCATTGTAAGGACCATTATTCCGGCAGCACGAAGCGGTATCATTGCAGGGGTAGTACTTGGAATCGGACGGGCGGTAGGAGAAACCATGGCCGTTCTCATGGTCGCAGGGAACTCCCCCATCATGCCGACAGGTCCTTTGAGCCATGTCAGAACCCTTACCATGAATATCGTCACCGACCTTAAATATGCGGAAGTTGGAAGTTTGCATGAAACCAGTCTTTTCTCAACAGGTATTGTGCTCTTTCTTTTCATTCTCATTATCAATCTCGTTGTACAGCGAACGCTGAAACGGAAACTTGACAAGGAAGGAGCGGCATGA
- the pstA gene encoding phosphate ABC transporter permease PstA, with translation MSPLSQTKKAHLQEGIAKGIIWFFVVLTIVILAWIILYVLYRGFVSVNHLHYQVTDATEMVATDPDHPTAPISMIIQRKVRLKDDLTSAELFEMYTKRRQPNWGDITGQNLDVELFALASESEEGAAGAEIILANRENYSKHVTLEKDGKAMIQAVSSTPGGIGFIPSAMVETLPRSVKVVPIRRIAAPVNASVEKIVDNVQIQTIDNDDLQAIFTGKVNNWQEIGGIDLPIRPVAYSKNAGIRGGLLDLILGKKDTILDQGILYVDTPEEFFETIDSLPGAIGMTYWEDVKDIDDRPMLTFDRLEVRQNLDWHYLVEAPARSGKWGGISTIIINTFFLILFTLLFSTPIGVLGAIYMVEYAKQGRVVRILRLGTETLAGIPSIVFGLFGFIFFVDMLGLGIGFISATLTVTMMILPTIIRTSEEALKSVPLSFREGSLALGATKLQTIAKVVVPAATPGILTGIILAVGRTVGETAVLIYTLGSNYELVRGPSSSARVLSLHLYNLFSEAISFDRSFATGAILIFIILLVNYSTTSLIGRLNKKAGK, from the coding sequence ATGAGCCCACTTAGCCAGACAAAAAAAGCGCATCTTCAGGAAGGCATTGCAAAGGGTATTATCTGGTTCTTTGTTGTCCTTACGATCGTCATCCTCGCATGGATTATCCTCTATGTTCTGTATCGAGGCTTTGTCTCCGTAAATCATCTCCACTATCAAGTGACCGATGCCACCGAAATGGTGGCCACCGACCCGGACCATCCAACAGCTCCGATTTCGATGATTATTCAGCGAAAGGTCAGACTCAAAGACGACCTTACCTCGGCCGAACTGTTTGAGATGTACACAAAACGGCGTCAACCGAATTGGGGAGACATAACAGGCCAAAATCTCGATGTCGAGCTCTTCGCCCTTGCCTCCGAATCGGAGGAGGGTGCTGCCGGAGCAGAGATAATTCTCGCAAATCGGGAAAACTACAGCAAACATGTTACGCTGGAAAAAGACGGCAAGGCGATGATACAGGCTGTTTCCTCTACCCCGGGGGGAATTGGTTTTATCCCCTCCGCCATGGTCGAAACCCTTCCCCGGAGTGTTAAGGTCGTCCCGATCAGAAGAATAGCAGCTCCTGTAAACGCGTCGGTTGAAAAAATCGTCGATAATGTGCAGATCCAGACAATCGATAACGATGATCTTCAGGCGATCTTTACCGGAAAGGTAAATAATTGGCAGGAGATAGGTGGTATCGATCTTCCCATCAGGCCTGTTGCCTATTCGAAAAATGCCGGAATACGGGGAGGGCTCCTTGATTTGATCCTCGGGAAAAAGGATACGATCTTGGATCAGGGGATTCTGTATGTCGATACACCGGAAGAGTTTTTCGAAACGATAGACTCATTGCCCGGGGCCATCGGCATGACCTATTGGGAGGATGTTAAGGATATCGACGACAGACCGATGCTCACCTTCGATCGTCTGGAGGTTCGGCAAAATCTCGACTGGCATTACCTGGTAGAAGCCCCTGCACGTTCAGGGAAATGGGGAGGAATATCGACCATCATCATCAATACCTTCTTTCTCATCCTTTTTACCCTCCTCTTTTCCACGCCAATCGGGGTATTGGGGGCTATTTATATGGTCGAATATGCCAAACAAGGCAGGGTTGTCCGCATACTGCGGCTGGGAACGGAAACGCTGGCGGGAATTCCATCTATTGTTTTCGGCCTTTTCGGTTTCATTTTCTTCGTCGACATGCTGGGCCTCGGCATCGGATTTATATCTGCAACCCTTACCGTGACCATGATGATTCTGCCGACCATCATACGGACAAGTGAAGAGGCGCTGAAATCGGTGCCCCTCTCCTTCAGGGAGGGAAGCCTTGCCCTGGGAGCAACAAAACTACAGACCATTGCAAAGGTCGTTGTTCCGGCGGCAACCCCCGGGATTCTCACCGGTATCATCCTTGCCGTAGGCAGGACGGTTGGAGAAACAGCGGTACTCATCTATACCCTCGGCTCAAACTACGAGCTTGTACGAGGCCCCAGTTCCTCCGCCAGGGTACTGTCCCTCCACCTCTACAATCTCTTCTCCGAAGCGATCAGCTTCGACAGAAGCTTTGCAACCGGAGCCATTCTGATTTTTATTATCCTTTTGGTAAATTACTCAACGACCTCGCTTATCGGGCGTCTTAACAAAAAAGCGGGGAAATAG